The following are encoded in a window of Caldicellulosiruptor danielii genomic DNA:
- the csm5 gene encoding type III-A CRISPR-associated RAMP protein Csm5: MAVDSLETRKYEVEVLTPTIICGQDRIQIFEFVSEGDYLYFLNFDKIIEKNLFKESFIEEISRGFLSGERDFNIKDVLGKYNINFNEVAKYRVKLEGVTSSYREVFGFVKSAGRFYIPGSSLKGAMRSFITKALSKSLLQHYEDALENAYKKTQNSTGQRSKIDPKFLSREADEKIFGSPYESPFKYLKVSDSGFVDHESASIYEIKILNICAGQPKWYSKNGNMDDPAKATAIVAEGLNPGTKLDGTIKIGKNFIEGNNAVKGLKERIEIAGISSYSPYEFLAQVIKFVAKYYIQKEIAFYSRYNQKQIVSEYQKLLTILDSLKENQFLVQIGFSTGYLSKTVGIFFNKNHFEKLSKINTKLKIYSDLFPKTRRLVFKNGQVWTVPGWIKVTVV; encoded by the coding sequence TTGGCTGTTGATAGCCTTGAAACCAGAAAATATGAAGTTGAAGTTCTAACTCCTACAATTATATGTGGACAGGATAGAATTCAAATCTTTGAGTTTGTAAGCGAAGGAGATTACTTGTACTTTTTGAACTTTGATAAAATAATTGAGAAAAACCTTTTTAAAGAAAGTTTCATTGAAGAGATTTCAAGAGGGTTTTTGTCAGGCGAAAGGGATTTTAATATAAAAGATGTTTTGGGAAAATATAACATAAACTTTAATGAAGTAGCAAAGTACAGGGTTAAACTTGAGGGTGTTACAAGTTCTTACAGAGAAGTATTTGGTTTTGTAAAAAGTGCAGGTAGATTTTACATCCCCGGTTCATCGTTAAAAGGTGCAATGAGGTCTTTTATAACAAAAGCTCTTTCGAAAAGTCTTTTGCAGCATTATGAAGATGCACTTGAAAATGCTTACAAAAAGACACAGAATTCTACCGGACAGAGAAGCAAAATTGATCCAAAGTTTCTAAGTCGTGAAGCAGATGAAAAGATTTTTGGATCACCTTATGAATCACCCTTTAAGTACCTGAAGGTAAGTGACAGTGGCTTTGTAGACCATGAGAGTGCAAGTATCTATGAAATAAAAATTTTAAATATATGTGCAGGACAGCCAAAATGGTATTCTAAAAATGGTAATATGGATGACCCGGCGAAAGCAACTGCCATTGTTGCTGAAGGGTTAAACCCGGGTACAAAGCTTGATGGAACCATTAAAATTGGAAAAAACTTTATTGAAGGAAATAACGCAGTAAAAGGCTTAAAAGAAAGAATTGAAATAGCTGGTATATCATCATATTCTCCGTATGAATTTTTGGCGCAGGTTATAAAATTTGTTGCAAAGTATTATATCCAAAAAGAGATAGCTTTTTACTCCAGATATAACCAAAAGCAGATTGTTTCTGAATATCAAAAGCTTCTAACTATCTTAGACTCCCTTAAAGAAAATCAGTTTTTGGTTCAGATAGGATTTTCGACGGGTTATCTTTCAAAAACAGTGGGTATATTTTTCAATAAGAACCATTTTGAAAAACTTTCAAAAATAAATACTAAGTTGAAAATCTATTCAGATCTTTTTCCAAAAACAAGACGGCTTGTGTTCAAGAACGGTCAGGTTTGGACAGTTCCTGGGTGGATAAAAGTAACTGTAGTATAA
- the csm4 gene encoding type III-A CRISPR-associated RAMP protein Csm4 gives MDKNRIYRVVMNFIAPVHIGEKEKLYNITRVFAHSDTLMSGIINAYSLLYGKDETDKLLEEFLKGTAPFEVSSTMPYVNLQYFMPVPLGLNMEEYKNRGIINAEHQKELKKIKFVREKDLFEGFQSKYKPVGSFLIPQNEFENDNKKSFSLGRTKERARVFIDRQTSSSNIYYFSHFEFEKESGLWFYLKINNEKVENKVKAAIRLLGDEGLGGDRTCGLGSFKVDFKDDVPEFKNIQSGYYMSLSIINPKDEDEIKSVVFYEILTRSGYIYSKAGLGIKRKTVSVFGEGTVFSNKIQGRVVDVTPEKFSSHRVYCFGLAFLVPLPEGVMLFGC, from the coding sequence ATGGACAAAAATAGGATTTATAGGGTTGTGATGAACTTTATAGCACCTGTACACATTGGCGAAAAGGAGAAGCTATACAATATCACCCGAGTATTTGCGCATTCAGATACGCTAATGTCTGGCATAATAAATGCATATTCGCTTCTTTACGGCAAAGACGAAACTGATAAGTTATTAGAAGAATTCCTAAAAGGAACAGCACCGTTTGAAGTTTCATCTACCATGCCTTATGTCAATTTACAGTATTTTATGCCAGTTCCACTTGGTTTGAACATGGAAGAATATAAAAATAGAGGAATAATAAATGCCGAACACCAAAAAGAACTTAAAAAAATTAAGTTTGTAAGAGAAAAAGACTTGTTTGAAGGTTTTCAATCAAAATACAAGCCAGTAGGGAGCTTTTTAATACCGCAAAATGAGTTTGAAAATGATAATAAAAAGAGCTTTTCTCTTGGCAGAACAAAGGAAAGAGCAAGAGTTTTCATCGACAGGCAGACATCATCCTCTAACATATATTACTTTTCTCATTTTGAGTTTGAAAAAGAATCTGGTTTGTGGTTCTATCTTAAGATTAACAATGAGAAGGTAGAAAATAAAGTCAAAGCAGCAATAAGGCTTTTAGGTGATGAAGGACTTGGCGGTGATAGGACTTGTGGTCTTGGAAGTTTCAAAGTTGATTTTAAAGATGATGTACCAGAGTTTAAAAACATTCAATCAGGATATTACATGAGCTTGTCCATAATCAATCCAAAGGATGAAGATGAAATAAAAAGCGTTGTATTTTACGAGATTTTGACAAGAAGCGGGTATATCTACTCAAAAGCAGGGCTTGGGATAAAAAGAAAAACTGTCAGTGTGTTTGGCGAGGGCACAGTGTTTTCAAACAAAATACAGGGCAGAGTGGTTGATGTCACACCTGAAAAGTTTTCAAGTCACAGGGTGTACTGTTTTGGTCTTGCCTTTTTGGTTCCTCTGCCGGAAGGGGTGATGCTGTTTGGCTGTTGA
- the csm3 gene encoding type III-A CRISPR-associated RAMP protein Csm3, producing MDIILKGKYIIKCKIETVTGLHIGEGNNSLEIGGIDNAVVKDAEGKPYIPGSSLKGKMRALMEFAEGKVRDNLLVVTVRKNDKPEICIHMCKEKDCPVCGLFGRNHGKHVTKKNLIENPQAEGEDFSDAVIPTRLIARDAKLIESSIPPEIRENLDLEWTEVKFENNIDRITSKANPRQSERVPAGAQFSAEFVINRYEIDSKDDNDYYLKKFLKAMKLLEDDYLGGQGSRGNGKVRFVDIEIFYKDSSDYEKESGKLKPIATAKSLDELKLS from the coding sequence ATGGATATAATCTTAAAAGGAAAATACATTATAAAATGTAAAATAGAAACTGTAACAGGTCTACACATTGGTGAGGGTAATAACAGTCTTGAGATAGGTGGAATTGACAATGCAGTTGTGAAGGATGCAGAAGGAAAACCATATATACCCGGTTCATCACTCAAGGGTAAGATGAGAGCGTTGATGGAATTTGCCGAGGGTAAGGTGAGAGACAACCTGCTTGTTGTAACAGTCAGGAAAAATGACAAGCCAGAAATATGTATTCATATGTGTAAAGAAAAAGATTGCCCTGTTTGTGGACTTTTTGGTAGAAATCATGGGAAACATGTTACCAAGAAGAATCTTATAGAAAATCCCCAAGCAGAAGGTGAAGATTTTTCCGATGCGGTGATTCCCACAAGATTAATTGCTCGGGATGCAAAACTAATAGAAAGTTCAATTCCTCCAGAAATAAGAGAGAATTTGGATCTTGAATGGACCGAAGTGAAGTTCGAAAATAATATAGATAGAATAACCTCAAAGGCAAATCCAAGACAGAGTGAAAGAGTTCCTGCAGGCGCACAGTTTTCAGCTGAGTTTGTCATAAATAGATACGAAATTGATAGCAAAGATGACAATGATTATTATCTTAAAAAATTTTTGAAAGCAATGAAATTATTAGAAGATGACTACCTTGGTGGGCAGGGTTCAAGAGGAAATGGAAAAGTTAGGTTTGTTGATATAGAGATATTCTACAAGGATTCGAGCGATTATGAAAAAGAATCAGGTAAACTAAAACCAATAGCGACGGCGAAAAGCCTTGATGAACTAAAGCTTTCATAG
- the csm2 gene encoding type III-A CRISPR-associated protein Csm2: protein MNQKESKHKDVRDMEQNRIWGDYVVERMNQLKDREKDKDGLLFYEIAEEVGKKLVKNITMTQIRKIFSEIQKKSKQKEKINPVLEVKRIEVMMAYTVGRFSSSKSKSDWQSFFKVVKKASEMVIQNKWTFDDYKNFFEAIIAYYRYHGGREQ, encoded by the coding sequence ATGAATCAAAAAGAAAGTAAACACAAGGACGTACGTGACATGGAACAAAATAGAATATGGGGTGACTATGTGGTTGAAAGAATGAATCAGCTTAAGGATAGGGAAAAAGACAAGGATGGGCTGTTGTTTTATGAAATCGCAGAAGAGGTAGGCAAAAAGCTTGTAAAAAATATTACCATGACTCAAATAAGAAAGATTTTCTCTGAGATTCAAAAAAAGAGCAAGCAAAAAGAAAAGATTAATCCCGTACTTGAAGTAAAACGAATAGAAGTAATGATGGCATACACTGTTGGAAGGTTTAGTAGTAGCAAAAGCAAAAGTGATTGGCAGTCATTTTTCAAGGTTGTTAAAAAAGCAAGTGAGATGGTTATCCAGAATAAATGGACATTTGATGATTATAAAAACTTTTTTGAGGCAATTATAGCATATTACCGGTATCACGGTGGAAGAGAACAATAA